A window of the Comamonas sp. Y33R10-2 genome harbors these coding sequences:
- a CDS encoding nitroreductase, translating to MHDLDKTENSSKNTAMLSLMQQRRSTRAFLPDPVPDALLEQLLSTARQAPSGGNLQPGQIIAVRGAVREQLSIALLHDVKNQVPECEDYAYFPRPMPMQLRKRQVASAQALYGALGVTRDDRAGREAQFARNYQFFDAPVALVITIDSHYGPGGYMDLGMTLYGLQLAAAAMGLGSCAIGALASYPATVRRVLGLPEHKHIVCGMALGWADDAAPVNQTQTTRAQLGEWFQVME from the coding sequence ATGCACGACCTTGACAAGACCGAGAATTCATCCAAAAACACGGCCATGCTGAGTCTCATGCAGCAGCGCCGCTCTACCCGTGCATTTTTGCCAGACCCTGTGCCCGATGCACTGCTTGAACAACTGCTAAGCACCGCCCGCCAAGCCCCCAGCGGCGGCAACCTGCAGCCCGGCCAAATCATTGCTGTGCGCGGCGCTGTGCGTGAGCAACTGAGCATAGCTCTGCTACATGACGTTAAAAATCAAGTGCCGGAGTGTGAGGACTATGCCTACTTCCCTCGCCCCATGCCCATGCAGCTGCGCAAGCGCCAAGTCGCCTCAGCCCAGGCGCTGTACGGCGCTCTAGGCGTAACCCGCGATGATCGCGCCGGGCGCGAGGCGCAGTTTGCGCGCAACTACCAGTTCTTTGATGCGCCCGTGGCGCTGGTCATCACCATCGACTCTCACTACGGCCCCGGCGGCTATATGGATCTGGGCATGACGCTCTACGGCCTGCAACTCGCTGCCGCCGCCATGGGCTTGGGCAGCTGCGCCATAGGGGCGCTGGCCTCCTACCCTGCCACCGTGCGCCGCGTACTGGGCTTGCCCGAGCACAAACACATCGTCTGCGGCATGGCGCTAGGCTGGGCCGATGATGCAGCCCCCGTCAACCAGACGCAAACTACCCGCGCGCAGCTGGGTGAGTGGTTTCAAGTCATGGAATAG
- a CDS encoding thiolase family protein produces the protein MHEHKQVHKHTPIIAWSRSPVAPVGGALSHLQAHEIAAPVLQALLAQTGLPAQAVDAVVLGNAMGAGGNPARLLALAAGLPDSCAAHSVDTQCCSGLDAIAMAVGLLQSGQAEVVIAGGAEAWSRAPIRQMRPTHASDAPQSYERPAFAPDPARDPDMLQSAANYAQQHGYSRSQQEQYALLSHARAAAGQASLSAEITAVAGLAHDTYPRTITPERAARMPAVAVAEVSHANQADLNAHALSALTVSAKADGAALILLATPEACTRWNFQARALWLASASIGAAPETPLLAAIDAAHLVLKRAAKVLPMTALSKQELPAHTLSALELHDAFAVQGLAFCQALGLTPVQINTQGGGLARGHPIGASGAIALVRCLARLQSSAKSDSKKQSLGMAAIAGAGGIGAATLVQWLGGNPLTL, from the coding sequence ATGCACGAACACAAGCAAGTACACAAGCACACGCCCATCATCGCTTGGTCGCGCAGCCCGGTCGCGCCTGTGGGCGGCGCGCTCAGCCACTTGCAAGCCCATGAAATAGCCGCGCCCGTGCTGCAAGCTTTGCTGGCGCAAACCGGCCTGCCTGCCCAAGCGGTAGATGCTGTGGTGCTGGGCAACGCAATGGGCGCTGGTGGCAACCCCGCCCGCCTGCTGGCTCTAGCCGCAGGCCTGCCCGACAGCTGCGCGGCGCACAGCGTGGATACGCAATGCTGCTCAGGCTTAGACGCTATTGCCATGGCTGTGGGCTTGCTTCAATCGGGCCAAGCCGAGGTGGTGATTGCCGGCGGCGCCGAGGCGTGGAGCCGCGCCCCCATTCGCCAGATGCGGCCCACGCACGCGAGCGATGCCCCGCAAAGCTACGAGCGCCCAGCCTTCGCCCCAGACCCAGCGCGTGACCCCGACATGCTGCAATCTGCCGCCAACTACGCACAGCAGCATGGCTACAGCCGTAGCCAGCAAGAACAATATGCGCTACTCAGCCACGCACGGGCCGCAGCTGGGCAAGCCAGCCTGAGTGCAGAAATCACCGCCGTTGCGGGTCTGGCTCACGACACGTATCCGCGCACCATCACGCCCGAACGTGCAGCGCGTATGCCAGCAGTCGCGGTGGCTGAAGTTAGCCACGCCAATCAAGCCGACCTTAATGCCCACGCCCTCAGCGCCTTAACGGTGTCTGCCAAGGCTGACGGCGCTGCCCTGATCTTGCTGGCCACTCCCGAGGCTTGCACCCGCTGGAACTTTCAAGCCCGCGCCCTGTGGTTGGCCAGCGCATCCATTGGCGCAGCACCTGAAACGCCGCTACTGGCAGCTATTGATGCCGCGCACTTAGTGCTCAAACGCGCAGCGAAAGTACTGCCAATGACAGCGCTCTCAAAACAAGAGCTACCAGCCCATACCCTATCTGCACTAGAGCTGCATGACGCCTTTGCCGTGCAAGGCTTGGCCTTTTGCCAGGCACTAGGCCTTACGCCTGTGCAAATCAACACACAGGGCGGCGGTCTGGCGCGCGGCCACCCCATCGGTGCATCGGGCGCTATTGCCTTGGTGCGATGCTTGGCACGGCTTCAAAGCAGTGCCAAATCTGATTCAAAAAAACAGTCTTTAGGCATGGCCGCCATTGCCGGCGCGGGCGGCATTGGCGCTGCCACGCTGGTGCAGTGGCTTGGCGGAAACCCTTTAACGCTTTAA
- a CDS encoding AMP-binding protein, translating into MNKGDVSALPACAPLQDFWQLVHGPLAHWAQNRPDVVALESEAGTLTFAQLHTAVEQQSAQLQAQRAAQIRLLDTKQSTLMQLVDFLATIYSGRCAAIADPDWQATVRQRIESWLPNTPCELSTSAANTPFYVGFTSGSTGLPKGFKRHHQSWTESFRVGLKDFGPVVAQRTLAPGRISHSLFLFGALQGIWYGVGAVMQERFSAARCLSTMAQGHTPCLITVPSQLLLMLQWAEHRKLPPIPEIELITISGARWMRAHTPALRALFPKARIIEFYGASEASFVSWMDADETCSPNAVGRPFSNVELQIRADEVDSANMSNPSSDGLIYIRSPMLFMDYVGDAHDPTAVLRDGDWLSVRDMGHIDESGMLCLAGRQSRMIVTQGKNLFPEELENLLTEHPHIAHASVQGCPDTLRGMQVQAVLQWRADMPEPRPSALALSQWLRERTQTFKLPRQWWVCKDWPYTASGKTDHGKLGLALQTTRSDLPELQPLQA; encoded by the coding sequence ATGAACAAAGGCGATGTGAGTGCTTTGCCTGCTTGCGCTCCTTTGCAAGACTTCTGGCAACTGGTACACGGCCCGCTGGCGCATTGGGCCCAGAACCGCCCTGATGTAGTTGCCCTTGAGAGCGAAGCCGGCACGCTCACTTTTGCTCAGCTGCATACCGCCGTAGAACAGCAATCCGCCCAACTGCAAGCCCAGCGCGCAGCGCAAATACGGCTGCTAGACACTAAACAATCAACGCTCATGCAGTTGGTGGATTTTCTCGCCACCATTTACAGCGGCCGCTGCGCAGCCATTGCCGACCCAGATTGGCAAGCCACCGTGCGCCAGCGCATTGAAAGCTGGCTACCCAATACGCCTTGCGAGCTAAGCACATCAGCAGCCAACACGCCTTTTTACGTTGGCTTTACCTCGGGCAGCACAGGCCTGCCCAAAGGCTTTAAGCGCCACCACCAGTCGTGGACAGAGAGCTTTCGCGTAGGCCTGAAAGACTTTGGCCCTGTGGTAGCCCAGCGCACGCTGGCACCGGGGCGCATCTCGCACTCGCTGTTTTTGTTTGGCGCCCTGCAGGGCATCTGGTATGGCGTGGGCGCGGTCATGCAAGAGCGCTTTTCTGCGGCCCGCTGTCTGAGCACGATGGCCCAAGGCCATACGCCCTGCCTCATCACCGTACCCAGCCAGTTGCTGCTGATGCTGCAATGGGCCGAGCACCGCAAGCTGCCCCCTATCCCCGAGATCGAGCTCATCACCATCAGCGGCGCACGCTGGATGCGCGCCCACACGCCCGCGCTGCGCGCCCTATTCCCCAAAGCTCGCATCATTGAGTTCTACGGCGCATCAGAGGCCAGCTTTGTGTCGTGGATGGATGCCGATGAAACCTGCAGCCCGAATGCCGTGGGCAGGCCATTCAGCAATGTCGAGCTACAGATCCGAGCTGATGAAGTCGATAGTGCCAACATGTCCAACCCATCATCGGACGGCCTGATCTACATCCGCAGCCCCATGCTGTTCATGGACTATGTGGGCGACGCCCATGACCCCACCGCCGTGCTGCGCGATGGAGACTGGCTATCTGTGCGCGACATGGGCCATATCGACGAGAGCGGCATGCTGTGCTTGGCGGGCAGGCAAAGCCGCATGATCGTCACGCAAGGCAAAAACCTGTTTCCCGAAGAGCTTGAAAACCTGCTGACCGAGCACCCGCACATCGCCCATGCCTCGGTACAAGGCTGCCCCGATACACTGCGCGGTATGCAAGTGCAGGCCGTGCTGCAATGGCGAGCGGATATGCCCGAGCCACGCCCCAGCGCACTGGCATTGAGCCAATGGCTGCGCGAGCGCACCCAAACCTTCAAGCTGCCGCGTCAATGGTGGGTTTGCAAAGACTGGCCTTACACCGCCAGCGGCAAAACTGACCACGGCAAACTGGGCTTGGCGCTGCAAACCACACGCAGCGATTTGCCTGAACTTCAGCCCTTGCAGGCCTGA
- a CDS encoding biotin transporter BioY: MGQTSSHTVSRQGARSMAQVSLFAALMAVLGLIPKIDLPLGVPITIQSLGVMLAGVMLGPWRGLQSMLLFLAAVAVGLPLLSGGRGGIGAFLAPSAGYLLGFALAACITGAVMAALPQSTPRRTAISAFIASLLGGLLCMHASGVLGLMLLANMSLAQAFKVTLVFVPGDIIKCILCAIIVHTVARGMPDWRFGGRR; the protein is encoded by the coding sequence ATGGGCCAGACTTCCTCACACACCGTATCGCGCCAAGGCGCACGTTCCATGGCTCAGGTCTCGCTGTTCGCAGCGCTGATGGCTGTGCTGGGGCTGATTCCCAAGATCGATTTGCCCTTGGGTGTGCCAATCACCATCCAGTCACTGGGCGTGATGCTGGCTGGCGTCATGCTCGGGCCGTGGCGCGGTCTGCAATCCATGCTGCTGTTTCTCGCCGCCGTGGCCGTGGGCTTACCGCTGCTTTCTGGCGGGCGCGGCGGCATTGGTGCTTTTCTCGCGCCTTCAGCCGGTTATTTGCTAGGCTTTGCACTGGCTGCATGCATTACCGGTGCGGTGATGGCGGCCTTACCCCAGAGCACACCGCGCCGCACGGCCATCAGCGCCTTCATCGCCTCTTTGCTCGGCGGCCTGCTGTGCATGCATGCCTCTGGCGTTTTAGGGCTGATGCTGCTGGCCAATATGAGCCTGGCCCAAGCCTTCAAAGTAACGCTGGTCTTTGTGCCCGGCGACATCATCAAGTGCATTCTTTGCGCCATCATCGTGCATACCGTGGCTCGCGGCATGCCTGACTGGCGCTTTGGCGGGCGTCGATGA
- a CDS encoding energy-coupling factor transporter transmembrane protein EcfT, with protein MGSLYSEYTTWLHRWPAGLKLLLLAVFGTLLFLTSSSLWLAGCGAFCVIFWLSLGPATQVARKLMHSVIIAALLVAGFHAFMGNYNLATVSALRLICASALGIALTITTRPSDLVEVLEWLLSPLAKLGIPTERIAMQIALMLRFTEHFFVQWKKLDDAYRLRTGKSGGLRLIAPLTIHMLQATRRVADALWARLGF; from the coding sequence ATGGGTAGCCTCTACAGCGAATACACCACGTGGCTGCACCGCTGGCCAGCCGGGCTCAAGCTCTTGCTGCTGGCGGTCTTCGGCACGCTATTATTTTTAACAAGCTCCTCCTTATGGTTAGCTGGCTGCGGGGCGTTTTGCGTGATTTTTTGGCTGTCGCTAGGCCCCGCCACGCAAGTGGCGCGCAAGCTTATGCACTCGGTCATCATCGCCGCGCTTTTGGTGGCGGGTTTTCATGCCTTCATGGGCAACTACAACCTTGCCACGGTGAGCGCACTGCGGCTGATTTGCGCATCGGCTTTAGGCATTGCGCTGACCATCACCACACGACCCAGCGACTTGGTAGAGGTGCTGGAATGGCTACTCTCGCCACTGGCCAAGCTCGGTATACCCACAGAGCGCATCGCCATGCAAATTGCGCTGATGCTGCGCTTTACCGAGCACTTTTTTGTGCAATGGAAAAAGCTCGACGATGCCTACCGCTTGCGCACCGGTAAAAGCGGAGGCCTGCGCTTGATTGCGCCGCTGACGATTCATATGCTGCAGGCCACGCGCCGCGTTGCTGATGCTCTATGGGCAAGGCTAGGGTTTTAA
- a CDS encoding energy-coupling factor ABC transporter ATP-binding protein, with amino-acid sequence MQLIDIRLQRGQTTVFDRLNLKMQEKRIGVIGNNGAGKSSLFRLLCGLEAPQSGQVLVNDEALLEARQNNPGLVGLMFQNPDDQIIFPTVEEDLALGLRPQGLNKQQAKARAREFLAQRGLLHWADRAISSLSQGQRQQVCWLSLLIASPQVLLLDEPFASLDLPGQARLARDIAAAPQQILLSTHVLEHVHDFERVIWLEQGQLRGDGPGREVCSAYQAAVAQEISAEQTNASKVPHG; translated from the coding sequence ATGCAATTGATCGATATCCGCTTGCAGCGCGGCCAGACCACCGTGTTTGACAGGCTCAATCTGAAGATGCAAGAAAAGCGCATCGGCGTCATTGGCAATAACGGCGCGGGCAAGTCCAGCCTGTTTCGCTTGCTGTGCGGGCTTGAAGCTCCGCAATCCGGTCAGGTGCTGGTGAATGACGAAGCACTGCTTGAGGCGCGCCAAAACAACCCCGGCCTCGTAGGACTGATGTTTCAGAACCCCGATGACCAAATCATTTTCCCCACGGTGGAGGAAGATTTGGCGCTAGGCCTGCGCCCCCAAGGGCTGAACAAGCAACAAGCCAAAGCCCGCGCCCGCGAATTTTTGGCCCAGCGCGGCTTGCTGCACTGGGCCGATCGGGCCATCAGCAGCCTGAGCCAAGGCCAGCGCCAGCAGGTCTGCTGGCTGTCGCTGCTGATTGCATCGCCCCAAGTGCTGCTGCTCGATGAGCCTTTTGCCAGCTTGGACTTGCCCGGCCAAGCGCGCCTTGCCCGCGACATTGCTGCTGCGCCGCAGCAAATTTTGCTCTCCACCCATGTGCTTGAGCATGTGCACGACTTTGAGCGTGTGATTTGGCTGGAACAAGGCCAGTTGCGCGGCGACGGCCCCGGGCGTGAGGTTTGCAGCGCATATCAGGCCGCCGTGGCGCAGGAGATATCTGCCGAACAAACCAACGCAAGCAAAGTGCCACATGGGTAG
- a CDS encoding FMN-dependent NADH-azoreductase: MQILHIDSAITGSSSVTRELTADIVSSLKQANAQAKVDYLDLAVNAPSHLSAQSLGFRTGQEATTEVERQENALTAALLKQFMAADVIVVGAPFYNFTIPSQLKAWLDRVAQAGHTFKYTATGPVGLAGNKKVIVASARGGAYFTSEIGQAMEHQESYLRVMFGFMGITDFSIVRAEGVAMGPEAKAAAMQAAKEQIAAV; encoded by the coding sequence ATGCAAATCCTGCACATTGACTCCGCCATCACTGGCTCCAGCTCTGTCACTCGCGAACTGACGGCCGATATTGTCTCCAGCCTCAAGCAAGCCAATGCACAGGCCAAGGTGGACTACCTCGATCTGGCTGTCAACGCTCCTAGCCACTTAAGCGCACAGTCGCTGGGCTTTCGCACCGGCCAAGAAGCGACGACAGAAGTTGAGCGTCAAGAAAACGCCTTGACCGCCGCCCTGCTCAAGCAGTTCATGGCCGCTGATGTCATCGTTGTGGGCGCACCTTTTTACAACTTCACCATTCCTAGCCAACTCAAGGCATGGTTAGATCGTGTCGCCCAAGCTGGTCACACCTTCAAGTACACCGCCACAGGCCCCGTCGGCCTAGCTGGTAACAAAAAGGTCATCGTTGCCTCCGCTCGCGGCGGCGCTTACTTCACCAGCGAAATCGGCCAAGCCATGGAACATCAAGAAAGCTATTTGCGAGTGATGTTCGGCTTTATGGGTATTACTGACTTCAGCATCGTGCGCGCTGAAGGCGTGGCCATGGGCCCAGAAGCCAAAGCTGCCGCAATGCAAGCAGCCAAAGAGCAAATCGCAGCCGTCTAA
- a CDS encoding LysR family transcriptional regulator has translation MVDLNDMLYFVEVVERGGFASAGRALGIPKSRLSRRVAELETHLGVRLLQRTTRKLSLTQVGETFLRHGQAMRDAALAASDAVAEVQTEPRGTIRVTCPVTLAQTVLGELIPDFLKQCPLVHVEMQVTNRPVNLVEEGVDVALRVRGNLDDSGSMVVKRLDSSRQILVASPDLLQRQGTPRSLEDLQLLDSLAMSAVDGQSTLLLVGPEGKEHRLQLQPRYVVDDLLTLKFAVLAGSGMCWLPDYMCHDELTQGSLVQLLPQWAPPLGIVHAIFPSRRGLAPAVRHFLDFLGEHLTGSRISALQKTLTGVDVNEEG, from the coding sequence ATGGTGGATCTCAATGACATGCTGTATTTCGTCGAAGTGGTCGAGCGCGGTGGCTTTGCCTCGGCAGGGCGGGCGCTAGGCATTCCCAAGTCCCGCCTCTCGCGCCGTGTGGCGGAGCTGGAAACGCATTTGGGTGTGAGGCTGCTGCAGCGCACCACCCGCAAACTCTCTTTGACGCAGGTGGGTGAGACCTTTTTGCGCCATGGTCAAGCCATGCGCGATGCGGCGTTGGCCGCATCTGATGCCGTGGCTGAGGTGCAAACGGAGCCACGTGGCACGATTCGCGTCACTTGCCCAGTGACGTTGGCGCAGACGGTGCTGGGTGAGTTGATTCCTGACTTCCTCAAACAATGCCCGCTGGTGCATGTAGAGATGCAGGTCACCAACCGCCCTGTGAACTTGGTGGAAGAGGGGGTTGATGTAGCGCTGCGTGTGCGCGGTAATCTGGACGATAGCGGCTCTATGGTGGTTAAGCGGCTAGATAGCTCGCGTCAGATTTTGGTAGCCAGCCCAGATCTGCTGCAGCGCCAAGGCACGCCCAGATCGTTGGAAGATTTACAGCTGCTCGATAGCTTGGCGATGTCGGCTGTTGATGGCCAATCCACCTTGCTGCTGGTGGGGCCCGAGGGCAAAGAGCACCGCTTGCAACTGCAGCCGCGTTATGTGGTGGATGATTTGCTGACACTTAAGTTTGCGGTGCTTGCCGGCAGCGGCATGTGCTGGCTGCCTGACTACATGTGCCATGACGAATTGACCCAAGGGAGCTTGGTGCAGCTGCTGCCGCAATGGGCGCCGCCCTTGGGCATTGTTCACGCCATCTTTCCATCACGACGCGGACTAGCACCAGCAGTGCGGCATTTTCTGGACTTTTTGGGTGAGCATCTCACGGGTAGTCGCATCTCGGCGCTGCAAAAGACGCTGACTGGGGTGGACGTTAACGAAGAGGGCTGA
- a CDS encoding alpha/beta hydrolase, with protein sequence MQSPFRIVIVPGWRNSGPGHWQSLWAEQLPGAVRVEQQDWLVPHCDAWVGELEKVLLADERPAVIVAHSLGCITTAHLGEAAAARVHGALLVAPADPERRAQLADFAPVPYAPLPYRSVLVASSNDPFCPIRRAGAYARAWGSELVRLQNAGHINIESGYGAWPLGLALLQSLMHVGSWQGDFPHSSGEDLKPALAA encoded by the coding sequence ATGCAATCCCCATTTCGAATCGTGATCGTGCCAGGCTGGCGCAACTCAGGCCCCGGCCACTGGCAAAGCCTATGGGCAGAGCAATTGCCCGGTGCTGTACGTGTAGAGCAGCAAGACTGGCTGGTGCCGCACTGTGATGCATGGGTGGGCGAGCTGGAGAAGGTGCTACTGGCCGATGAGCGCCCTGCGGTGATTGTGGCTCACAGTCTTGGCTGCATTACGACAGCGCATTTAGGCGAAGCCGCCGCAGCCCGTGTACATGGCGCTTTATTGGTAGCCCCGGCAGACCCTGAGCGCCGCGCTCAGCTGGCAGATTTTGCGCCCGTGCCTTATGCACCCCTGCCGTATCGCAGCGTGTTGGTGGCCAGTAGCAACGACCCGTTTTGCCCCATACGCCGTGCTGGTGCTTATGCAAGAGCTTGGGGCAGTGAGCTGGTGCGACTGCAAAACGCAGGCCACATCAACATCGAGTCGGGCTACGGCGCGTGGCCTCTGGGCCTAGCATTGCTTCAATCCTTGATGCATGTAGGCAGTTGGCAGGGCGATTTTCCCCACTCTTCAGGGGAAGACTTGAAACCGGCGCTGGCTGCCTGA
- a CDS encoding sulfate ABC transporter substrate-binding protein produces the protein MHSLKLKTLLASIALATAGMASAQTQLLNASYDVAREFYKDYNAAFIAHYKKTKGVDIKVDQSHGGSSSQARAVNDGLAADVVTFNTTTDVDFLAQNGVVAKDWNKKFAHDASPTTSTMLFLVRNGNPKNIKDWSDLIRPDVKVVVVNPKTGGNGRYAYLAAWGSVREKGGTDAQAAEFVQKLYKNVPVLGKGGRDATSIFLQRNIGDVLITFESEVVSVDRDFGQGKVDAVYPSVSVVAENPVAVVERTTAKKGTTQLATDYLQWLYSDEAQEIAAKHAIRPRSEAVLKKYATQFKPIKQFTVAKYFGSLTEAQKVHFNDGGQFDKLYSPGN, from the coding sequence ATGCACTCCTTAAAGCTCAAAACATTGCTGGCTTCGATTGCTCTTGCCACTGCCGGTATGGCATCGGCACAGACTCAGTTGCTCAATGCCTCTTACGACGTGGCGCGTGAGTTCTACAAGGACTACAACGCAGCTTTCATCGCTCATTACAAGAAGACCAAGGGCGTGGACATCAAGGTCGATCAGTCGCACGGCGGCTCCAGCTCGCAAGCGCGCGCAGTGAACGACGGTCTGGCTGCTGATGTAGTGACCTTCAACACAACCACCGACGTAGACTTTCTGGCCCAAAACGGCGTGGTCGCCAAGGACTGGAACAAGAAGTTTGCCCACGACGCATCGCCCACCACCTCGACCATGTTGTTCTTGGTGCGCAACGGCAACCCCAAGAACATCAAAGACTGGTCTGACCTGATTCGCCCTGACGTGAAGGTCGTGGTCGTCAACCCCAAGACCGGTGGCAATGGCCGCTACGCATATCTCGCCGCTTGGGGTTCGGTCCGCGAAAAGGGCGGCACCGATGCGCAAGCCGCTGAGTTTGTGCAAAAGCTCTACAAAAACGTGCCCGTGCTAGGCAAGGGCGGGCGCGACGCAACCAGCATTTTCTTGCAGCGCAATATTGGCGATGTATTGATTACGTTTGAATCTGAAGTCGTGTCCGTGGACCGCGATTTTGGCCAAGGCAAGGTGGATGCGGTTTACCCATCCGTGAGCGTTGTAGCTGAAAACCCGGTGGCTGTGGTCGAGCGCACTACTGCCAAAAAGGGCACGACCCAACTGGCAACCGACTATCTGCAATGGCTGTACTCCGACGAAGCTCAGGAAATTGCGGCCAAACACGCAATTCGCCCACGCTCTGAAGCCGTGCTCAAAAAGTACGCCACTCAGTTCAAACCCATCAAGCAGTTCACCGTGGCCAAGTACTTTGGCTCTCTGACTGAAGCGCAAAAAGTGCACTTCAATGATGGCGGTCAGTTTGACAAACTCTACAGCCCAGGCAACTAA